A part of Ascochyta rabiei chromosome 3, complete sequence genomic DNA contains:
- a CDS encoding Cystathionine gamma-lyase, with amino-acid sequence MTLPEHPIDTPPRAPSPVHRFGTLAVHAGSPHDPVTGAVIEAISLSTTYAQTAVGKPVGEYEYSRSSNPNRDNFERAVAALEHARYALAFSSGSATTANILQSLAAGSHVISVSDVYGGTHRYFTKVALTHDVKVTFSPSIEIDIAELIRPNTKLIWIETPSNPTLTLVDIRKVASIAHQHGIMVVVDNTFMSPYVQNPLDHGADIVVHSVTKYINGHSDVVMGAAAFNSPELFDRLSFLQNAIGAVPSAFDCWLAHRGLKTLHLRAREATKNATGVATALEASPHVVSVNYPGLDSHAQRAIALKQHRDGMGGGMLSFRIQGGHEAAERFCQATKIFTLAESLGGVESLVEVPSAMTHGGIPREQREAAGVFDDLVRISCGVEDELDLVADVMQAIEKAVVGPKIKNGLA; translated from the exons ATGACGCTCCCCGAACACCCCATCGATACCCCGCCGCGCGCACCGAGTCCAGTGCACAGGTTTGGCACCCTGGCTGTGCACGCCGGCAGTCCGCATGATCCTGTCACGGGCGCTGTGATTGAGGCT ATCTCTCTTTCCACCACCTACGCGCAGACGGCCGTAGGAAAGCCGGTAGGCGAGTACGAGTACTCGCGCTCCTCAAACCCCAATCG CGACAACTTTGAACGCGCAGTCGCAGCACTCGAGCACGCCCGCTATGCGCTCGCCTTCAGCTCCGGCTCGGCCACCACGGCCAACATCCTGCAGTCGCTCGCCGCAGGATCCCACGTCATCTCCGTCTCCGACGTCTACGGCGGTACGCACCGCTACTTCACCAAGGTCGCCCTGACCCACGATGTCAAGGTCACTTTTAGCCCTTCGATCGAGATTGACATCGCCGAGTTGATCCGCCCAAACACAAAGCTGATCTGGATCGAGACGCCCTCTAACCCAACCCTCACGCTCGTCGACATCCGTAAGGTCGCTTCCATCGCGCACCAGCACGGCATCATGGTGGTCGTCGACAACACCTTCATGTCGCCGTACGTCCAGAACCCGCTCGACCACGGCGCAGACATTGTCGTGCACTCCGTCACAAAGTACATCAACGGCCACTCGGACGTTGTCATGGGCGCTGCCGCCTTCAACAGCCCGGAGCTGTTCGACCGCCTCTCTTTCCTGCAGAATGCCATCGGCGCTGTGCCCTCGGCCTTTGACTGCTGGCTCGCCCACCGTGGTCTGAAGACGCTGCATCTCCGCGCCCGCGAGGCCACCAAGAACGCCACAGGCGTCGCAACAGCCCTCGAGGCCAGCCCACACGTCGTCTCCGTCAACTATCCCGGCCTTGACTCGCACGCTCAGCGTGCCATTGCACTGAAGCAGCACCGCGACGGTATGGGCGGTGGCATGCTGTCCTTCCGCATCCAGGGCGGCCACGAGGCTGCTGAGCGCTTCTGCCAGGCTACCAAGATCTTCACGCTTGCCGAAAGTCTAGGCGGTGTCGAGTCGCTTGTCGAGGTTCCGAGTGCGATGACACACGGCGGCATCCCGAGGGAGCAGCGCGAGGCAGCGGGTGTCTTCGACGACCTCGTGCGTATCAGCTGCGGTGTCGAGGACGAGCTGGATCTGGTGGCAGACGTGATGCAGGCGATCGAGAAGGCAGTCGTAGGACCGAAGATCAAGAACGGTCTTGCCTAG
- a CDS encoding ribosomal protein P0 (A0) (L10E), with protein MGGKKETKAIYFEKLEALLKEYSSIFIVTVDNVSSQQMHEIRQSLRGEGVVLMGKNTMVRRALKGLISDSPEYERLLPHVKGNVGFVFTNGELKDIRDKILANRVAAPARAGAVAPGDVYVPAGNTGMEPGKTSFFQALGVPTKIARGTIEITTDLKLVEAGSKVGASEATLLNMLNISPFTYGMGIHQIYDNGNTFAPSVLDIEESQLLKAFSSAIATIASISLAANFPTLPSVMHSVVNSYKKVLSVAIETSYEWEEIAELKDRIANPDKYASSGPAAGSAPAAGGAGEAAPAAAKEEEKEESEDDDMGFGLFD; from the exons ATGGGGGGCAAGAAAGAAACCAAGGCCATCTACTTCGAGAAGCTTGAGGCTCTCCTCAAGGAGTACTCCTCTATCTTCATCGTCACTGTCGACAATGTCTCGTCGCAGCAGATGCACGAGATCCGTCAGTCCCTCCGCGGTGAGGGTGTTGTCCTGATGGGCAAGAACACCATGGTTCGCCGTGCGCTCAAGGGTCTCATCAGCGACTCTCCCGAGTACGAGCGTCTCCTCCCCCACGTCAAGG GCAACGTCGGTTTCGTCTTCACCAACGGTGAGCTGAAGGATATCCGCGACAAGATCCTCGCCAACCGTGTCGCTGCCCCTGCTCGTGCCGGTGCCGTCGCCCCCGGTGATGTCTATGTCCCCGCTGGTAACACTGGTATGGAGCCTGGTAAGACCTCTTTCTTCCAGGCTCTTGGTGTCCCCACCAAGATTGCCCGTGGTACCATCGAAATCACCACCGACCTCAAGCTCGTTGAGGCCGGTAGCAAGGTCGGTGCCTCCGAGGCTACCCTGCTCAACATGTTGAACATCTCTCCCTTCACCTACGGTATGGGTATCCACCAGATCTACGATAACGGTAACACATTTGCGCCTTCCGTTCTCGACATCGAGGAGTCCCAGCTCCTGAAGGCTTTCTCCAGCGCTATTGCTACCATTGCCTCCATCTCGCTGGCAGCCAACTTCCCCACCCTGCCCTCCGTCATGCACTCCGTCGTCAACTCCTACAAGAAGGTCCTCTCTGTCGCCATTGAGACCAGCTACGAGTGGGAGGAGATTGCTGAGCTCAAGGACCGCATCGCCAACCCCGATAAGTACGCCTCTTCCGGCCCCGCTGCTGGCTCCGCCCCTGCTGCCGGTGGTGCTGGTGAAGCTGCCCCTGCTGCCGCtaaggaggaggagaaggaggagtcCGAGGATGACGACATGGGCTTCGGTCTCTTCGACTAA
- a CDS encoding tRNA (guanine-N(7)-)-methyltransferase non-catalytic subunit trm82, giving the protein MSFPYQCLIARESTETGPGGWTLFGACGSTLVAQSSSGGTSTWSKPDDPTIAPQPDEETDGPPEKKVKLSEPPKQRKANFSNLIVSHDGKYVVGVTGEDKCIRVFETDIRNQLRQLSERCMTRRPCSITLTSDDSTILCADKFGDVYSLPLLPSPDYQVPEAPAPEPTEEAEWVPSATVLTVHSGRNRKTLEDQLKQKKKGPAPPKDVMTFEHRLLLGHVSMLTDIVNVKVDTRSYIITADRDEHIRISRGLPQAHIIEGFCFGHEAFINKLCLTQSDRLVSGGGDAELYVWDWQNFKLLEKLPILDVVASHLKGRSDLAIGDVSKVAVSGIWSVPGQDEILVACEGVPALFSFMIGASASSGKAITLKGNALDIAFLPTTQASSTLVVSIDHVYKSGSTKEVREDRDVSRLHCFSTQGNGDWQEDSHTLEALRSFHDQVFDVEVGASGGDFSSGLGSADDKALRDMLYNVENLRKRPGAED; this is encoded by the exons ATGTCCTTTCCCTACCAGTGCCTTATCGCTCGCGAGTCAACTGAAACAGGGCCGGGAGGGTGGACACTTTTCGGTGCATGTGGCTCGACGCTTGTTGCACAGTCTAGCAGTGGAGGTACCTCGACTTGGTCGAAGCCAGACGATCCTACAATC GCACCTCAGCCAGACGAAGAAACAGATGGACCACCAGAGAAGAAAGTCAAGCTGTCCGAACCACCAAAACAGCGAAAGGCCAACTTCTCCAACTTGATCGTCTCTCACGATGGGAAGTACGTGGTTGGCGTCACCGGCGAGGACAAGTGCATCCGAGTTTTCGAGACCGACATCCGGAACCAACTACGGCAACTCAGCGAGAG ATGCATGACAAGAAGGCCTTGCTCAATAACTCTGACATCAGATGACTCAACAATCCTGTGCGCCGACAAATTTGGAGATGTATACTCCCTACCTCTGCTTCCATCGCCAGACTATCAGGTACCTGAAGCTCCAGCACCGGAACCGACTGAAGAAGCAGAGTGGGTTCCGTCCGCGACTGTGCTTACAGTCCACTCTGGGAGGAACCGAAAGACTCTAGAAGATCAACtcaagcagaagaagaaaggTCCGGCGCCTCCCAAAGACGTTATGACCTTTGAACATCGGCTTCTTTTGGGTCACGTCTCAATGCTCACGGATATTGTCAACGTCAAGGTAGACACCCGCAGCTACATCATCACAGCTGACCGAGATGAGCACATCCGCATCAGTCGGGGATTACCGCAAGCTCACATCATCGAAGGCTTCTGCTTTGGCCACGAGGCGTTCATCAACAAATTGTGCCTCACCCAGTCGGATCGTCTTGTGTCTGGCGGCGGAGACGCAGAGCTGTACGTGTGGGATTGGCAGAACTTCAAACTTCTTGAAAAATTGCCTATTTTGGATGTTGTGGCGAGCCACCTCAAAGGCCGTTCTGACCTCGCAATTGGAGATGTTTCCAAGGTCGCCGTATCTGGTATCTGGAGTGTGCCAGGCCAGGATGAGATCCTTGTTGCATGTGAGGGTGTTCCGGCTTTGTTCTCGTTCATGATTGGTGCGTCAGCGAGTTCTGGCAAGGCGATAACACTCAAGGGCAACGCGCTCGACATTGCTTTCCTGCCGACAACTCAAGCATCGTCAACGCTCGTGGTCTCCATCGATCACGTGTACAAGTCAGGCTCCACCAAGGAGGTCCGTGAAGACAGG GATGTGTCTCGTTTACATTGCTTCTCTACTCAAGGGAACGGCGACTGGCAGGAGGACTCTCACACATTGGAAGCATTGAGGTCTTTCCATGACCAGGTGTTCGACGTCGAGGTGGGCGCAAGTGGCGGCGATTTTAGCTCGGGTCTGGGGTCGGCGGATGATAAAGCACTGCGAGACATGCTCTACAATGTGGAGAATCTTAGAAAGCGTCCAGGCGCGGAGGACTAG
- a CDS encoding Acetyl-CoA C-acetyltransferase, with product MSSLPPVYIVSAARTPTGMFLGSLSSLSAIQLGSHAIKAAVDRAGLKPEDVEEVFVGNVLSANLGQNPARQCAIGAGLPESTVSTTINKVCASSIKSIIVGAQTIITGNADIVVAAGTESMSNTPHYLPVLRTGAKFGDQTLVDGVLKDGLTDAYKKEHMGLQGEECADDHGFTREDQDEYCIRSYKKAIAATEAGKFTSEIAPIEVPQGRGKPPVTVSVDDEPKNFNESKTRTLRSSFKKDGTVTAANASPLSDGAAALVLASEEAVKKHGLKPIGKILGWGDAEQNPSKFTTAPALAMPKALKHAKVDISAVDAFEINEAFSVVALSNMKILGINEDKVNLHGGAVALGHALGASGARITTTLLGVLKEKKGKVGCAGICNGGGGASAIVIESLQ from the exons ATGTCTTCTCTCCCCCCCGTTTACATTGTCTCGGCTGCCCGCACGCCCACGGGTATGTTCCTTGG CTCCCTCTCGAGTCTGAGCGCTATCCAGCTCGGTTCCCATGCCATCAAGG CTGCCGTTGACCGCGCCGGCCTGAAGCCTGAGGATGTTGAGGAGGTCTTTGTTGGCAATGTCCTCTCCGCAAA TCTCGGCCAGAACCCTGCTCGCCAGTGTGCCATTGGCGCTGGTCTGCCCGAGTCGACCGTTTCCACCACCATCAACAAGGTGTGCGCCTCCTCGATCAAGTCCATTATCGTTGGCGCGCAAACCATTATCACTGGTAATGCCGACATTGTTGTCGCTGCCGGTACTGAGAGCATGTCCAACACCCCTCACTACCTCCCCGTCCTGAGGACTGGCGCCAAGTTCGGTGACCAGACACTGGTCGATGGTGTCCTGAAGGACGGTCTTACCGACGCATACAAGAAGGAGCACATGGGCTTGCAGGGTGAGGAGTGCGCCGACGACCACGGCTTCACTCGTGAGGACCAGGACGAGTACTGCATCCGCTCCTACAAGAAAGCCATCGCTGCGACCGAGGCTGGCAAGTTCACCTCGGAGATCGCCCCCATTGAGGTTCCTCAGGGACGCGGCAAGCCCCCTGTCACTGTCTCCGTTGACGACGAGCCCAAGAAC TTCAACGAGTCCAAGACCCGCACACTCCGCTCTTCTTTCAAGAAAGACGGAACCGTCACCGCCGCCAACGCGTCTCCTCTGTCTGACGGcgccgccgccctcgtcCTCGCCTCGGAGGAGGCTGTCAAGAAGCACGGCCTGAAGCCCATTGGCAAGATCCTTGGCTGGGGTGACGCGGAGCAGAACCCCTCCAAGTTTACCACTGCCCCTGCTCTGGCTATGCCCAAGGCTCTGAAGCACGCCAAGGTTGACATCTCTGCCGTCGATGCTTTCGAGATCAACGAGGCTTTCAGCGTTGTTGCGCTGTCCAACATGAAGATCCTCGGCATCAACGAGGACAAGGTCAACCTCCACGGAGGTGCTGTTGCTCTTGGCCACGCCCTTGGCGCCTCCGGCGCCAGGATCACAACTACCCTGCTCGGTGTCctcaaggagaagaagggcaaGGTTGGTTGCGCTGGTATTTGCAACGGTGGAGGCGGTGCCTCAGCCATCGTTATCGAGTCGCTGCAGTAG